A segment of the Serratia fonticola genome:
ATATATCGCCGATAATCGCATTCATGCTTTGTCCATCAAGACATATACCCCAGAAGAGTGGCAGCGGGATCGCAAACTCAACGGATTTTAAGGCTGTTTGCCCAGCGGGCAGGCAGCTCAGAACAGTGAATAGAGAGTAGTCAAATGGATAAATTTCGTGTGCAGGGTCGGACCCGTCTTAGCGGTGAAGTGACCATCTCCGGGGCGAAAAATGCCGCCCTGCCGATCCTGTTTGCCGCCCTGCTGGCGGAAGAGCCTGTCGAGCTACAGAATGTTCCGAAACTGAAGGACATTGATACCACCATCAAGTTACTCAACCAGTTAGGCACCAAGATCGAGCGTAATGGTTCGGTATTTGTCGATGCCAGCGGTGTGAATGAGTTTTGCGCCCCTTATGATCTGGTGAAAACCATGCGTGCCTCCATCTGGGCATTGGGGCCACTGGTGGCACGTTTCGGCCGTGGCCAGGTGTCACTGCCAGGCGGCTGTGCCATTGGTGCTCGCCCGGTTGACCTGCACATTACCGGCCTGGAACAGCTGGGTGCGGAAATCAAATTGGAAGAAGGTTACGTTAAGGCTTCTGTGGAAGGGCGCTTGAAGGGCGCACATATCGTGATGGATAAGGTCAGCGTAGGCGCGACCGTCACTATCATGAGCGCTGCAACGCTGGCTACCGGTACTACCATTATTGAGAACGCGGCCCGTGAACCGGAAATTGTGGATACGGCCAATTTCCTCAACACGCTGGGGGCCAAAATCAGTGGCGCAGGCACGGACAAAATCACCATCGAAGGCGTTGAGCGCCTGGGTGGCGGGGTTTACCGCGTACTGCCAGACCGCATTGAAACCGGGACGTTCCTGGTGGCTGCTGCCGTTTCTGGTGGGAAAGTGCTGTGCCGTAACACTCGTCCAGACACGCTGGATGCGGTGTTGGCCAAACTGCGTGAAGCCGGAGCCGATATCGAAGTAGGCGAAGACTGGATCAGTCTGGATATGCATGGTAAGCGGCCAAAAGCGGTGACCGTGCGCACCGCTCCACATCCCGGTTTCCCAACCGATATGCAGGCACAGTTCAGCCTGTTGAATCTGGTGGCAGAAGGAACCGGTGTGATCACCGAAACCATTTTCGAGAACCGCTTTATGCACGTGCCTGAGTTGATCCGTATGGGCGCTCACGCGGAAATCGAGAGTAACACCGTGATCTGCCATGGCGTTGAGCAGCTTTCTGGTGCGCAGGTGATGGCAACGGATCTACGTGCTTCTGCGAGCCTGGTATTGGCTGGTTGTATTGCGGAAGGCGTGACCGTTGTCGATCGTATCTATCATATCGATCGTGGCTACGAGCGTATTGAAGACAAACTGCGTGCGTTAGGTGCAAATATCGAAAGGGTGAAAGGCGAGTAACCGCTGAGGTGCTTGGCCGCTCTGGCGCATTTATGTGCTCGCGGCCTTGGTAGATCCTTTTACAGCACGGTTAACCGCGCTGTAGTTTAAATCCGATGAATGAAAAGCCCGGCTTGCCGGGCTTTTTGCGACTTAGCTGTTATCTTCCGGGAATTCACCTACGGTCATCGTCAGCGTGATGCGTTGACCATCGCGCAATACCACTACCGGGATCTCGGTGCCTGGGCGAATTTCAGCCACCTGATCCATGGTTTCCAATACGGAGATCGCCGGTTTGTTGTTAACGTTGATGATGATGTCGTTGATATGAAACCCCGCGCTGGCGGCGGGGCCATTTGGGGTGATCTCGGTTACGATGATACCTTGCAGACGATCAATACCCGTCGTGGAGGTGCGCACCGGGATGATCTCTTTCCCCTGAATGCCAAAATATCCGCGTATCACCCGGCCATCACGGATCAGCTTATCCATGATCTTGGTCGCCAATTCCGTGGGGATAGCAAAACCCAAGCCTTCAGGCGTTTCCCCATCGGTGATTTTATCGTAGGTAAGCGTGTTGATACCCATCAACTCTCCCAATGAATTGACCAGTGCGCCGCCAGAATTGCCGCGGTTGATTGAGGCATCGGTCTGCAGGAACGTTTGCCGCCCGGTGGTGCTCAAACTGATACGGCCAGTAGCACTGATAATCCCTTGTGTCACGGTTTGCCCAAGGTTATAGGGGTTACCGATCGCTAAAACGACATCGCCGATATGTGCCGGGCGATGATTATTAATGGGGATCACCGGCAAATTGCCCGGATCGATTTTCAGCACGGCCAGATCGGTCAGGCTATCGGATCCCACCAACAGCGCCTCATAGCGGCGGCCATCCTGCAGCACGACGGTGATCTGTTGAGCGTCTTTGATCACATGGCGGTTGGTGATGATATAGCCGCGATCGTTCATGATCACCCCGGAACCCAGAGAGAGCACATTGGCTGCACCGCTCATGTTACGGTTGTAAATATTGACGACGGCTGGGGCAGC
Coding sequences within it:
- the murA gene encoding UDP-N-acetylglucosamine 1-carboxyvinyltransferase yields the protein MDKFRVQGRTRLSGEVTISGAKNAALPILFAALLAEEPVELQNVPKLKDIDTTIKLLNQLGTKIERNGSVFVDASGVNEFCAPYDLVKTMRASIWALGPLVARFGRGQVSLPGGCAIGARPVDLHITGLEQLGAEIKLEEGYVKASVEGRLKGAHIVMDKVSVGATVTIMSAATLATGTTIIENAAREPEIVDTANFLNTLGAKISGAGTDKITIEGVERLGGGVYRVLPDRIETGTFLVAAAVSGGKVLCRNTRPDTLDAVLAKLREAGADIEVGEDWISLDMHGKRPKAVTVRTAPHPGFPTDMQAQFSLLNLVAEGTGVITETIFENRFMHVPELIRMGAHAEIESNTVICHGVEQLSGAQVMATDLRASASLVLAGCIAEGVTVVDRIYHIDRGYERIEDKLRALGANIERVKGE
- the degS gene encoding outer membrane-stress sensor serine endopeptidase DegS, whose product is MFAKLLRSIVIGLIVAGLLLVAMPVLRSSNNLFAGKPENTSNETPVSFNTGVRRAAPAVVNIYNRNMSGAANVLSLGSGVIMNDRGYIITNRHVIKDAQQITVVLQDGRRYEALLVGSDSLTDLAVLKIDPGNLPVIPINNHRPAHIGDVVLAIGNPYNLGQTVTQGIISATGRISLSTTGRQTFLQTDASINRGNSGGALVNSLGELMGINTLTYDKITDGETPEGLGFAIPTELATKIMDKLIRDGRVIRGYFGIQGKEIIPVRTSTTGIDRLQGIIVTEITPNGPAASAGFHINDIIINVNNKPAISVLETMDQVAEIRPGTEIPVVVLRDGQRITLTMTVGEFPEDNS